From Triticum aestivum cultivar Chinese Spring chromosome 4A, IWGSC CS RefSeq v2.1, whole genome shotgun sequence, a single genomic window includes:
- the LOC123085538 gene encoding arogenate dehydratase 2, with the protein MASMTTPRLPFFPARARSAAAAFSSLSSSPLQCCPVKRTSFTNTNSAPLLFASRPGAPLADGWSADLNRRRASAMPVADSPLPAYSDPHALPLPLTSADLMESGGEGLKVAYQGFPGAYSESAAKKAYPHCQTVPCEHFDTAFQAVENCTVDRAVLPLENTLGGSIHRNYDLLLRHKLHIVGDVRLAVRHCLLANRGVKIGNLRSVMSHPQALAQCEHTLTELGIEQRQAVDDTAGAAKLVTEQMLQDTGVVASSLAAELYGLDILAENIQDEKENVTRFMMLARKPIVPQVDKPFKTSIVFSLEDWKPAQLLKALAVFALRDIDLTKIESRPHKKRPFRVADDTFSTPVKYFNYLFYVDLEASMADPKALKALGNLEEFAPFVRVLGSYPTDVSEV; encoded by the exons ATGGCCTCCATGACTACCCCTCGGCTCCCCTTCTTCCCAGCCCGAGcacgctctgccgccgccgccttctctTCGTTGTCCTCCTCCCCGTTACAATGCTGCCCCGTTAAACGCACCAGCTTCACCAACACCAACTCAGCCCCCCTTCTTTTTGCCTCGCGGCCAGGGGCGCCCTTGGCGGACGGCTGGTCCGCCGACCTCAACCGTCGCCGGGCCTCTGCTATGCCTGTCGCGGACAGCCCTCTTCCCGCGTACAGCGATCCGCATGCGTTACCTC TGCCTCTCACTAGTGCGGATCTAATGGAGTCGGGCGGGGAGGGGCTCAAGGTTGCCTACCAG GGCTTCCCAGGAGCGTACAGCGAGTCCGCGGCAAAGAAGGCCTATCCACATTGCCAGACCGTGCCTTGCGAGCACTTCGATACTGCATTTCAG GCTGTAGAAAACTGTACAGTTGATAGGGCAGTATTGCCACTTGAGAATACTCTGGGCGGTAGCATACATCGGAACTATGACCTTCTACTTCGTCATAAGCTACACATAGTTGGAGATGTTCGCCTTGCAGTTCGGCATTGTTTGTTAGCCAATCGTGGAGTGAAGATTGGAAACCTAAGAAGTGTCATGAGCCATCCCCAG GCTCTTGCTCAATGTGAGCATACACTGACAGAGTTAGGAATTGAACAGAGACAAGCTGTTGATGACACTGCTGGTGCAGCAAAG TTAGTTACAGAACAAATGCTCCAAGATACTGGTGTTGTTGCCAGTTCATTAGCTGCTGAACTTTATGGACTGGATATTCTTGCTGAAAATATTCAG GACGAAAAAGAGAACGTCACCCGTTTTATGATGCTTGCTCGGAAACCTATTGTACCTCAGGTTGATAAACCATTCAAG ACCAGCATTGTGTTTTCACTTGAAGATTGGAAACCTGCGCAGCTCCTCAAGGCACTTGCAGTTTTTGCACTGAGGGACATCGACCTCACCAAG ATAGAAAGCCGCCCACACAAGAAAAGGCCTTTTCGTGTAGCTGATGATACTTTCTCCACACCCGTCAA GTACTTCAACTACCTCTTTTATGTTGACCTTGAGGCATCAATGGCTGATCCAAAAGCTCTGAAAGCTCTTGGAAATTTGGAG GAGTTTGCACCCTTTGTAAGAGTCCTGGGGAGCTATCCTACAGACGTGAGTGAAGTTTGA